From Draconibacterium halophilum, one genomic window encodes:
- a CDS encoding sensor histidine kinase yields the protein MDFKHPFIKTPRLAISYIAFWLILAVVMVLVVVTVGESDFITAMTDRFAYVVLFGFLGVAIWYVIKFSTLEDNSVGRVILAHVIAATIIVLIWLYIGTVITKLINPGQLQEDNNYLFTGIYNGYLLYTFNVVFFYAVNYYLAFKEKTKNETKLKALVKEAELHALKSQINPHFLFNSLNSISSLTMTDPAKAQEMVINLSQLMRYSLKHDQREKVTVQQEINNNELYLKIEKVRFGKKLNPVFAIEENCSKAEIPNMILQPLYENAIKYGVYEATETIDVITHCRCDDNKLVVTISNSYDKDAVSKKGEGIGLRNIRDRLQVIYGNPHLLKIEDNQNEFTVTLTIPQN from the coding sequence ATGGACTTTAAACATCCTTTTATAAAAACTCCGCGCCTGGCGATTTCATACATTGCATTTTGGCTGATTTTGGCGGTTGTGATGGTGCTGGTGGTAGTAACTGTTGGCGAAAGCGATTTTATTACCGCAATGACCGATCGTTTTGCTTACGTCGTTCTTTTCGGATTTCTGGGAGTGGCCATCTGGTATGTCATTAAATTCAGTACCCTTGAAGATAACAGTGTTGGACGCGTAATACTGGCGCATGTTATTGCCGCCACAATCATCGTATTAATTTGGTTATACATTGGTACTGTTATTACAAAGCTCATTAATCCCGGGCAGCTGCAGGAAGATAATAATTACCTGTTTACCGGAATTTACAACGGGTACTTACTTTATACCTTTAATGTGGTGTTTTTCTACGCGGTAAATTATTACCTGGCTTTTAAAGAAAAAACCAAAAACGAAACAAAATTAAAAGCGCTGGTAAAAGAGGCCGAACTGCACGCATTAAAATCGCAGATCAACCCACACTTTTTGTTTAACAGTTTGAACAGTATTTCGTCGCTAACGATGACCGATCCTGCAAAAGCACAGGAAATGGTCATCAACCTATCGCAGCTGATGCGTTATTCGCTAAAACATGACCAGCGCGAAAAAGTAACTGTTCAGCAGGAAATAAATAATAATGAGCTTTACCTGAAGATTGAAAAAGTACGTTTTGGGAAAAAGCTAAATCCCGTTTTTGCTATTGAAGAAAACTGTTCAAAGGCAGAAATTCCGAATATGATACTTCAGCCGCTGTACGAAAATGCGATAAAATATGGCGTTTACGAGGCAACGGAAACCATTGATGTAATTACCCATTGCAGATGCGATGATAATAAATTAGTGGTTACCATTAGCAATAGCTATGATAAAGATGCAGTAAGCAAGAAAGGCGAAGGAATCGGACTGCGTAATATCCGCGACCGCCTGCAGGTGATCTACGGAAACCCACATTTGCTGAAAATTGAAGATAATCAAAACGAATTTACCGTAACTTTAACCATTCCTCAAAATTAG
- a CDS encoding DUF6261 family protein, whose translation MLSKIYYSYFTLAALTALVQKIVNLLSAQLPDHQMVQTVLTRIQPQLQTALQAIGSTIKQPLTEIVAAADLRRDNTYRSLRDHIKAGLRRQNKAYRTACEALWLEFEKNDLKLYNQSRDTETAAINSLLADLLKPKNQPHLATTNTTQWVTELNNDNQAYVAASAQRSAARSTDDTVNDDKAFKDLKTSLELLENILNTMLAMNDPRGINEVVDEISQYIAEANTAAKQSQNNTGDDEEENNNDTE comes from the coding sequence ATGCTTAGTAAAATTTATTACTCCTATTTCACACTGGCAGCATTAACTGCTTTGGTTCAAAAAATCGTTAATCTATTAAGTGCACAACTTCCCGACCATCAAATGGTGCAAACAGTTTTAACACGTATTCAACCCCAGTTGCAAACCGCCCTGCAGGCTATCGGCAGCACCATTAAACAACCGCTTACCGAAATTGTAGCGGCAGCCGATTTACGCCGCGATAATACCTATCGCTCGTTGCGCGACCATATAAAAGCAGGCTTACGCCGCCAAAACAAAGCCTACCGTACGGCCTGCGAAGCGCTGTGGCTTGAATTCGAAAAAAACGACCTGAAGTTATATAACCAGTCGCGCGATACCGAAACCGCAGCCATTAACAGTTTACTGGCCGACTTGCTAAAACCCAAAAACCAGCCTCACCTGGCAACCACCAATACTACCCAGTGGGTTACCGAGTTGAATAACGACAACCAGGCCTATGTGGCAGCATCGGCACAACGAAGTGCTGCCCGCTCAACCGACGATACGGTAAACGATGACAAGGCCTTTAAAGACCTGAAAACATCGCTCGAACTACTGGAAAATATTCTGAATACGATGCTCGCGATGAACGACCCGCGTGGTATCAACGAGGTAGTTGACGAAATATCGCAATACATTGCCGAAGCCAACACAGCGGCTAAACAAAGCCAGAACAACACCGGCGATGACGAAGAAGAAAATAACAACGACACGGAATAA
- a CDS encoding glutamine--tRNA ligase/YqeY domain fusion protein, giving the protein MAEKNSNTNAEAPKKANFIHAQIDADLAAGKNDKRVHTRFPPEPNGYLHIGHAKSICLNFGLAQKYGGKTNLRFDDTNPSKEETEYVESIMADVRWLGFDWEDRLYYASDNFPKLHAFAVQLIEEGKAYVDDQNAETISEQKGTPQKPGIESPFRNRSVQTNLDLFERMTMGEFEEGEKVVRAKIDMASPNMHMRDPIIYRIMKAEHHRTGNKWCVYPMYDFAHGQCDYWEGITHSICTLEFEVHRPLYDWFITQLMDSDYRPRQIEFSRLNLTYTVMSKRKLLELVKDGHVNGWDDPRMPTISGLRRRGYTPESIRNFSDKIGVTKVDGMTDVSVLEFSVREHLNKIAQRVMGVIDPLKVVITNYPEDKEEILSAVNNPEDESMGRRDVPFSREVYIEQSDFMEDPPRKFFRLGPGREVRLRYGYLIKCNEVVKDENGKIVELHCTYDPESKGGKSSDGRKVKGVVHWVSAKHAVKAEVRLYDRLFNNEDPNGHKDVDFKEFMNPESLKVLDNCYLEPFVKTAKALDHFQFERTGYFNLDPDSTPELPVFNRTVPLRDSWTKKQKK; this is encoded by the coding sequence ATGGCAGAAAAAAATTCCAATACCAATGCTGAAGCGCCTAAAAAGGCGAATTTCATTCATGCACAAATCGACGCCGATTTAGCTGCAGGTAAAAATGATAAACGTGTGCATACACGCTTTCCCCCCGAGCCAAACGGTTATTTGCACATTGGTCACGCCAAATCGATCTGTTTAAATTTCGGGTTAGCGCAAAAATACGGAGGTAAAACGAACCTTCGTTTTGATGATACCAACCCATCAAAAGAGGAAACAGAATATGTTGAATCGATTATGGCAGATGTTCGTTGGCTGGGATTCGACTGGGAGGATCGTTTGTATTATGCATCCGACAATTTCCCAAAATTACATGCTTTTGCCGTTCAATTGATTGAAGAAGGAAAAGCTTATGTTGATGATCAGAATGCTGAAACCATAAGCGAGCAAAAAGGAACGCCGCAAAAACCCGGTATTGAAAGTCCGTTCAGAAATCGTTCGGTTCAAACAAACCTCGATTTATTTGAGCGGATGACAATGGGTGAATTTGAAGAGGGCGAAAAAGTGGTGCGTGCAAAAATAGATATGGCATCGCCAAATATGCACATGCGCGATCCGATCATTTACCGGATTATGAAAGCTGAACATCACCGCACCGGAAACAAATGGTGTGTGTACCCGATGTACGATTTTGCCCATGGGCAATGCGACTACTGGGAAGGAATCACTCATTCAATCTGTACCCTGGAGTTTGAGGTGCACCGTCCGTTATACGACTGGTTTATTACTCAGTTAATGGATTCGGATTACCGACCACGCCAAATCGAGTTTTCGCGTTTGAACCTTACTTATACTGTAATGAGCAAGCGAAAATTGCTGGAGTTGGTAAAAGACGGTCATGTTAATGGCTGGGACGATCCACGGATGCCAACTATTTCCGGTTTACGCCGCAGGGGTTATACGCCTGAATCGATCCGTAATTTTTCGGATAAAATTGGTGTAACTAAAGTTGACGGAATGACCGATGTGTCGGTACTTGAATTCAGTGTGCGCGAGCATTTAAATAAAATTGCACAGCGGGTAATGGGCGTAATTGATCCACTAAAAGTAGTTATCACCAATTATCCTGAAGATAAGGAAGAAATACTGAGCGCCGTAAACAACCCGGAAGATGAGTCGATGGGACGTCGGGATGTACCATTTTCGCGCGAGGTTTATATTGAGCAAAGCGATTTTATGGAAGATCCTCCACGTAAGTTCTTCCGTCTTGGTCCGGGCCGCGAAGTTCGTTTGCGCTACGGTTACCTTATTAAATGTAACGAAGTTGTTAAAGACGAAAACGGCAAAATTGTTGAATTACATTGTACTTACGATCCGGAGTCAAAAGGAGGGAAATCTTCCGACGGCCGAAAAGTAAAAGGAGTGGTACACTGGGTATCGGCAAAACATGCGGTAAAAGCAGAGGTTCGTTTGTATGATCGTTTGTTTAACAATGAAGATCCAAACGGGCACAAAGATGTAGACTTTAAGGAGTTTATGAACCCAGAATCGTTAAAAGTACTGGATAACTGTTACCTGGAGCCTTTTGTTAAAACAGCTAAGGCGCTTGATCATTTTCAGTTTGAGCGAACAGGTTATTTTAATCTGGATCCGGACTCAACGCCCGAGTTACCGGTGTTTAACCGAACGGTTCCCTTGCGCGATTCGTGGACTAAAAAGCAAAAGAAATAA
- the folB gene encoding dihydroneopterin aldolase, whose amino-acid sequence MGVIEIEGMKFYAYHGHFAAEQVVGNHFEVYLRLETNCNAAAKSDNLDDALNYQAVYETVKEVMQIKSALLENVSKRILDTLYDRFPAIDKARVKISKMNPPMGGEIERVSVTLER is encoded by the coding sequence ATGGGAGTTATTGAAATTGAGGGAATGAAATTTTATGCCTACCACGGGCATTTTGCAGCCGAACAAGTTGTTGGCAACCACTTTGAAGTGTATCTGCGTTTGGAAACTAATTGCAATGCAGCGGCAAAAAGCGACAACCTGGATGATGCACTGAATTACCAGGCGGTTTATGAAACCGTAAAAGAGGTGATGCAAATAAAATCTGCCTTGTTGGAAAATGTTAGTAAACGTATTCTGGATACCCTTTACGACCGGTTCCCTGCAATTGATAAGGCCCGCGTGAAGATCTCGAAAATGAATCCGCCAATGGGAGGCGAAATAGAACGGGTGAGCGTTACGTTGGAGCGCTAA
- a CDS encoding LiaF transmembrane domain-containing protein yields MEKVPQEKTHRKENSKEVLALVLIGIGLLWILKQTGFFFKFPFLNFHEIFSPITSVFHGVGHFVFSWPVILIIIGAVLMAGKRSGGLVLLIIGGLFLLPKLIFISGAAIVFLFPVILIALGIALIARLL; encoded by the coding sequence ATGGAAAAAGTACCACAGGAAAAAACGCATAGGAAAGAGAACTCAAAAGAGGTTTTAGCTTTAGTTTTAATCGGTATTGGTTTATTATGGATATTAAAACAAACCGGTTTCTTTTTTAAGTTCCCGTTTTTAAACTTTCATGAAATATTTAGTCCGATAACAAGTGTCTTTCATGGAGTTGGGCATTTTGTTTTTTCATGGCCTGTTATTTTAATCATTATCGGAGCAGTATTAATGGCCGGTAAACGTTCGGGTGGCCTGGTGTTGCTGATTATTGGAGGCCTGTTTTTATTACCAAAACTGATTTTCATTTCAGGAGCGGCAATTGTGTTCTTGTTCCCGGTAATTTTAATTGCATTGGGAATTGCCTTAATCGCGCGTTTGTTGTAG
- a CDS encoding sulfatase family protein, which translates to MRPNLLLLIFFLAAFALQSCTQQETKSQKPPNIVFILADDLGYGDISALNPESKIKTPELDKLASAGIRFSDAHSNSSVCTPTRYGILTGQYCWRSRMKKGVLLGYSPSLIEENTQTVAKFLQKQGYTTACIGKWHLGVDFRLKDGTYIEGKPGVDFDRKLIGFNDYKKIDFSAPAKGGPKGAGFDYSYILPASLDFEPYMYLENNLAVEAPTDSTPGNDLNADPWATGAFWRKGQMAPSFSFEGVLPTFTNKASDFLAQQKKAEKPFFLYFPMNAPHTPWVPTDEFKNSSPVGQYGDFVQMVDAEVGKILASLKENGLEENTLVVFTSDNGAYWRPELIERFGHRSNVDFRGMKADIWEGGHHIPFFVKWPGVVNAGSISDETISLTDFFATVQDLFTDKGTKPKDSFSVLPVLKAEQTEIDRAPVIHHSGSGKFAIRSGKWKLIEGLGSGGFTEPKFPEPKEGEPVGQLYDMVNDLQETNNVYLSEPKVVKELTEKLESMRGY; encoded by the coding sequence ATGAGACCTAATCTACTCCTACTTATTTTTTTCTTAGCCGCATTTGCACTTCAATCGTGTACCCAACAAGAAACTAAATCGCAAAAGCCACCAAATATCGTATTTATTTTGGCTGATGATTTGGGTTATGGCGACATTTCGGCCTTGAATCCGGAATCGAAAATTAAAACACCAGAATTGGATAAACTGGCGAGCGCGGGCATACGGTTTTCCGACGCCCACTCCAATTCATCGGTATGTACACCCACACGCTATGGAATTTTAACTGGACAATATTGTTGGCGAAGCCGAATGAAAAAAGGAGTATTGTTGGGGTATAGTCCAAGTTTAATAGAAGAAAATACGCAAACTGTAGCAAAGTTCTTACAAAAGCAGGGCTACACTACCGCCTGTATTGGAAAGTGGCACCTGGGTGTTGATTTTAGATTAAAAGATGGAACCTACATTGAAGGAAAACCCGGCGTTGATTTCGATCGTAAATTAATTGGATTTAATGACTACAAAAAGATTGATTTTTCAGCGCCTGCCAAAGGAGGTCCAAAAGGTGCAGGTTTCGACTATTCGTATATCTTGCCGGCATCGCTCGATTTTGAGCCCTATATGTACCTCGAGAATAATTTAGCTGTTGAAGCGCCTACCGATTCCACTCCCGGCAACGATTTAAATGCCGATCCTTGGGCAACCGGTGCTTTCTGGAGGAAAGGGCAAATGGCACCTTCCTTTAGTTTCGAGGGGGTTTTGCCAACATTTACCAATAAGGCAAGCGACTTTTTGGCACAACAAAAAAAGGCCGAAAAACCATTCTTTCTGTACTTTCCGATGAATGCACCACACACGCCCTGGGTGCCTACCGATGAATTTAAAAACAGTTCGCCCGTAGGGCAATATGGCGATTTTGTACAAATGGTTGACGCCGAGGTGGGAAAGATCTTAGCAAGTTTGAAAGAAAACGGATTGGAAGAAAATACACTTGTGGTTTTTACCAGCGACAATGGTGCCTATTGGCGTCCCGAATTAATTGAACGTTTTGGGCACCGTTCCAATGTAGATTTTAGAGGAATGAAAGCCGACATCTGGGAAGGTGGACATCATATCCCGTTTTTTGTAAAATGGCCGGGTGTGGTAAATGCGGGTTCAATTTCGGATGAAACCATTTCGCTTACCGATTTCTTTGCAACTGTGCAGGATCTTTTTACCGACAAAGGCACAAAGCCAAAGGATAGTTTTTCCGTACTTCCGGTTTTAAAAGCTGAACAAACGGAGATTGACCGGGCACCAGTAATTCATCATTCTGGAAGTGGAAAATTTGCCATTCGCAGTGGTAAATGGAAATTAATAGAAGGTTTGGGATCAGGAGGTTTTACCGAACCTAAATTTCCAGAACCAAAGGAAGGCGAACCCGTTGGACAACTGTATGATATGGTTAATGATTTACAGGAAACCAATAATGTTTACCTGTCGGAACCTAAGGTGGTTAAGGAGTTAACTGAAAAACTAGAATCGATGAGAGGATATTAG
- a CDS encoding LytR/AlgR family response regulator transcription factor — protein MTEKLRTIIVEDEELARNLMKSFLADNEAIELIAECENGFEGVKQINDLKPDLVFLDIQMPKITGFELLELLDHKPQIIFATAYDQYALKAFDYNAADYLLKPYSRDRLDEAIQKVLERIQTEGKDSDVAEKVSDFPKDEYLDRVVVKDRHKIHIAPVDAVRYIESMDDYVMIYTTEGRWMKQKTMKYFESALNPKNFVRIHRSYIVKVDEIEEIQQYEKESYIVILHDKTKLKVSKTGYKNLKGVLNF, from the coding sequence ATGACTGAAAAATTGCGCACAATTATAGTTGAAGATGAAGAACTGGCTCGTAACCTGATGAAATCGTTTTTGGCCGACAACGAAGCTATTGAACTGATTGCTGAATGCGAAAACGGTTTTGAAGGCGTAAAACAAATCAATGACTTAAAACCCGATCTGGTTTTTCTCGATATTCAAATGCCAAAAATCACCGGTTTTGAACTGCTGGAGTTGCTCGACCACAAACCACAGATAATTTTTGCCACAGCCTACGATCAATATGCTTTAAAGGCGTTTGATTACAATGCTGCCGATTATTTGTTAAAACCATATTCGAGAGATCGTTTGGATGAAGCCATTCAGAAAGTGCTGGAGCGCATCCAAACCGAAGGAAAAGATTCGGATGTGGCCGAAAAAGTAAGTGATTTTCCAAAGGACGAATACCTCGATCGTGTGGTGGTAAAAGATCGCCACAAAATTCATATCGCCCCGGTTGATGCCGTACGTTATATCGAATCGATGGATGATTACGTAATGATCTACACTACCGAAGGCCGCTGGATGAAACAAAAAACAATGAAATATTTTGAAAGTGCGCTGAATCCGAAAAACTTTGTGCGTATCCACCGCAGTTACATTGTGAAAGTGGATGAGATTGAAGAAATTCAGCAATACGAAAAGGAATCGTACATTGTTATTCTGCACGACAAAACAAAATTAAAAGTCAGTAAAACAGGCTATAAGAATTTAAAGGGTGTGTTGAATTTTTAA
- a CDS encoding VPS10 domain-containing protein, translating to MKKLALVLTAVFLFSTVAFSKKKEEEKKEEAKPFVNSGLVSGLKWRNIGPAWASGRIADFAVNPNNHKEYYVAVASGNVWKTTNNGTTWKPIFDKYGSYSTSVVVLDPNNSNVVWVGTGENNHQRALGYGDGVYKSLDGGKSFKNMGLKESRQIGGIVIDPRNSNIVFVAAEGSAWGPGEERGLYKSTDGGETWNKVLEISENTGVNNVVMDPCNPEIMYATSEQRRRTSFTKIGGGPESAVYKSTDGGENWRKITKGLPGVHLGGMGIDVSPVNPNYVYLIVEAAEDKGGFYRSTDKGESWSKMSDYHSSGQYYNEIVCDPKNVDKVYSTETVSKITVDGGKTWKSISTKGRHVDDHAIWIDPTDTKHYIIGGDGGIYETWDDGTTFDFKENLPITQFYRVYLDDAEPFYNVYGGTQDNNSMGGPSQTTSRSGVTNDEWYPTLGGDGFWGAVEPGNPNIVYSEYQYGNVYRYDKKSGESLSIKPREGLGELTYKWNWNTPLFISPHKKTRLYVAANKVFRSDDRGNTWEVISDDLTAQIDRTSIPVMGKYWPAEAVVRDVSTSQWGTIVALEESKVQEGLLYAGTDDGIISVTEDGENWTQVKSFDGVPELTIVSDLCADRFDENVVYATFDNLKRDDFKPYVYKSTDKGKTWTSISGNLPENGSVHTIVQDFVRPELLFVGTEFGIYFTVDGGENWVQLKSGMPTIAVFDIAIQERESDLVAATFGRGFYILDDYSPLREISADLENTEAAIFPIEDALMFVQTRGKSNQGSTYFTAKNPEYGATFTYYLKEVPKTQRQLRKEEEKELFKEGKPIPQPSWRELQLEGQQEKSHLIFTIYDNHGNVIDQFSKAPSKGVNRVNWNMTYSATANARIRDKFNPISSAGRGIMVMPGTYKVGMKLWHEGESTELVEPVSFTCKRLNNTELPAADYNENVAFAEKVNTLALAVVGTNRMIGETTEKVEKIKQAIYATPGASQELMDKARAIGVELEELNFKMNGVPAKASGEEVPPAQVPLNDRLSVITYTHMGSTTGITTTEEQAYEIMKVEFPPVLDALKNIVENKVPALEAELNRMNAPWTPGRLPDWKE from the coding sequence ATGAAGAAACTCGCACTAGTTTTAACTGCTGTATTTTTATTTTCAACAGTAGCCTTTTCAAAAAAGAAAGAAGAGGAGAAAAAAGAAGAAGCCAAGCCTTTTGTTAATTCGGGACTGGTTAGTGGCCTGAAATGGCGAAATATTGGTCCGGCATGGGCAAGTGGCCGGATTGCTGATTTTGCTGTAAACCCAAACAACCACAAAGAGTATTATGTGGCTGTTGCTTCGGGTAATGTATGGAAAACCACGAACAACGGCACCACCTGGAAACCGATCTTTGATAAGTATGGTTCGTATTCAACAAGTGTAGTGGTACTCGATCCAAATAATTCCAATGTAGTTTGGGTAGGAACCGGCGAAAACAATCACCAGCGTGCACTCGGTTATGGCGATGGTGTTTATAAATCGCTCGATGGAGGTAAGTCGTTTAAAAATATGGGCCTGAAAGAAAGCCGTCAGATTGGTGGAATCGTTATTGATCCACGTAATTCCAACATTGTTTTTGTTGCTGCCGAAGGATCGGCATGGGGACCGGGCGAGGAGCGTGGCCTTTACAAAAGTACCGACGGCGGCGAAACCTGGAATAAAGTACTGGAGATTAGCGAAAACACCGGTGTAAATAATGTAGTAATGGATCCTTGTAATCCGGAAATTATGTACGCAACATCGGAGCAGCGCCGCAGAACATCATTTACAAAAATTGGTGGTGGGCCTGAATCGGCCGTATATAAAAGTACCGACGGTGGCGAGAACTGGCGAAAAATTACAAAAGGCCTGCCGGGTGTTCACCTGGGAGGAATGGGTATTGATGTATCGCCGGTTAACCCGAATTACGTGTACCTGATTGTGGAAGCTGCCGAAGATAAAGGTGGATTTTACCGCTCAACCGATAAAGGCGAAAGCTGGTCGAAAATGAGCGACTACCATTCAAGCGGTCAGTATTACAACGAAATAGTTTGCGATCCTAAAAATGTGGATAAAGTATATTCAACCGAAACAGTTTCGAAAATAACTGTTGATGGCGGAAAAACGTGGAAGAGTATCAGCACCAAGGGACGCCACGTTGACGACCATGCCATTTGGATCGACCCAACCGATACCAAACACTATATTATAGGTGGCGACGGTGGTATTTACGAAACGTGGGATGACGGAACAACTTTCGATTTTAAAGAGAATCTGCCAATAACCCAGTTCTATCGTGTTTACCTGGATGATGCAGAACCGTTTTATAATGTATATGGCGGAACACAGGATAACAATTCAATGGGCGGTCCTTCGCAAACAACCAGCCGAAGTGGTGTTACCAACGACGAATGGTATCCAACATTAGGAGGCGATGGTTTTTGGGGAGCTGTTGAGCCCGGAAATCCAAATATCGTTTATTCCGAATATCAGTATGGAAATGTGTATCGTTACGATAAAAAAAGCGGCGAAAGCTTAAGTATTAAACCGCGCGAAGGTTTAGGCGAACTAACCTACAAATGGAACTGGAACACGCCGTTGTTTATCAGTCCGCATAAAAAAACACGTTTGTACGTGGCGGCCAACAAGGTTTTTCGTAGCGACGACCGTGGTAATACCTGGGAAGTAATCAGCGATGATCTGACCGCACAAATCGATCGTACCTCAATTCCGGTTATGGGCAAATACTGGCCTGCCGAAGCTGTTGTGCGTGATGTTTCTACATCGCAATGGGGAACCATTGTTGCACTCGAGGAATCGAAAGTACAGGAAGGACTGTTGTATGCCGGAACCGACGACGGCATTATTTCAGTTACCGAAGATGGTGAAAACTGGACACAGGTAAAATCCTTTGACGGTGTGCCGGAGTTGACGATTGTAAGCGACTTGTGTGCCGACCGTTTTGATGAAAATGTGGTGTATGCCACTTTCGATAACCTGAAACGCGACGATTTTAAACCTTACGTATATAAAAGTACCGACAAAGGAAAAACGTGGACGTCTATTTCGGGCAACCTGCCGGAGAATGGATCGGTTCATACCATCGTGCAAGATTTTGTTCGCCCTGAACTATTATTTGTTGGAACCGAATTTGGCATCTACTTTACTGTTGACGGTGGCGAAAACTGGGTGCAGCTAAAATCTGGAATGCCAACCATTGCCGTGTTCGACATTGCCATTCAGGAGCGCGAAAGCGATTTGGTAGCAGCAACATTTGGCCGTGGGTTCTACATCCTCGACGATTATAGTCCGCTACGTGAAATATCTGCCGATCTTGAAAATACAGAAGCAGCTATTTTTCCCATTGAAGATGCACTGATGTTTGTACAAACCCGCGGAAAAAGCAACCAGGGAAGTACTTACTTTACAGCCAAAAATCCGGAATACGGAGCAACGTTTACGTATTACCTGAAAGAAGTACCAAAAACCCAAAGACAGCTTCGTAAAGAGGAAGAGAAAGAGTTGTTTAAGGAAGGAAAACCAATTCCGCAGCCAAGCTGGAGAGAATTGCAACTGGAAGGTCAGCAGGAAAAATCGCACCTGATATTTACCATTTACGATAACCATGGAAATGTAATCGATCAGTTCTCGAAAGCACCTTCAAAAGGCGTGAACCGTGTGAACTGGAATATGACTTACTCGGCTACGGCAAATGCGCGTATTCGCGATAAATTTAACCCGATAAGCAGTGCCGGACGTGGCATTATGGTGATGCCCGGAACCTATAAAGTAGGAATGAAATTGTGGCACGAAGGTGAGTCGACCGAACTGGTTGAGCCCGTTTCGTTTACCTGCAAGCGCCTGAATAATACCGAACTTCCGGCAGCAGATTACAACGAAAATGTGGCCTTTGCCGAAAAAGTGAATACACTGGCACTGGCCGTTGTGGGAACCAACCGAATGATTGGCGAAACCACCGAAAAAGTGGAGAAGATAAAACAAGCCATTTATGCTACGCCGGGAGCCAGCCAGGAATTAATGGATAAGGCCCGTGCAATAGGCGTGGAGTTAGAGGAATTAAACTTTAAAATGAATGGTGTACCTGCCAAAGCAAGTGGGGAAGAAGTTCCTCCGGCGCAGGTACCGCTTAACGATCGGTTGAGTGTAATTACCTACACCCACATGGGATCGACAACAGGAATTACCACTACCGAAGAGCAGGCTTACGAAATTATGAAGGTGGAATTCCCACCGGTTCTTGATGCACTGAAAAATATTGTTGAAAATAAAGTTCCGGCACTGGAAGCCGAACTCAACCGTATGAATGCACCATGGACTCCGGGCCGTTTGCCGGATTGGAAAGAGTAA
- a CDS encoding LiaF transmembrane domain-containing protein has protein sequence MDNKPENTNRRAILGLFLIVIGSLWIFERLDLIPSFWNDILISWQMLLIGIGVFSIIGGNKTTGTVLIIIGGFFLVPEVAHIPYELRRIGWPVLIIGIGVAILVTHSGKRSTMEPPNFQAGEQKGIEYFDDFVIFGGREVYVNSQNFMGGRTTSIFGGTEYDLRQAKLSGNGAVIDTLALFGGCGFKVPPDWTVKNEVTAIFGGYTDKRGNSLNQIVPDASKTLVIKGFAAFGGVEIKYL, from the coding sequence ATGGATAATAAACCGGAGAATACAAACAGAAGAGCCATCCTTGGCTTATTTCTAATTGTGATAGGTTCATTGTGGATTTTCGAGCGCCTCGATCTTATTCCGTCGTTTTGGAACGATATTCTTATCTCGTGGCAAATGCTGCTAATCGGAATTGGGGTTTTCTCCATTATTGGAGGCAACAAAACTACCGGAACGGTACTTATCATTATCGGGGGATTCTTTTTGGTCCCCGAGGTAGCACACATCCCTTATGAACTGAGGCGAATTGGATGGCCGGTACTTATAATTGGAATTGGTGTAGCCATTTTAGTCACGCACTCGGGCAAACGGAGCACAATGGAGCCTCCTAATTTTCAAGCGGGAGAGCAAAAAGGTATCGAATATTTCGATGATTTTGTGATCTTTGGTGGTCGCGAAGTGTACGTAAATTCTCAAAATTTTATGGGTGGAAGAACCACTTCCATCTTTGGTGGTACTGAATATGATTTACGTCAGGCAAAACTTTCGGGTAATGGTGCCGTTATCGACACGCTTGCCTTATTTGGTGGCTGTGGTTTTAAAGTACCGCCCGACTGGACGGTAAAAAATGAAGTAACCGCTATTTTTGGTGGCTATACCGATAAACGTGGAAACTCACTAAATCAAATTGTCCCCGATGCATCGAAGACACTGGTAATAAAAGGTTTTGCAGCTTTTGGCGGTGTAGAGATTAAATACCTGTAA